The following coding sequences lie in one Lolium perenne isolate Kyuss_39 chromosome 2, Kyuss_2.0, whole genome shotgun sequence genomic window:
- the LOC127333587 gene encoding uncharacterized protein — MHPRNHRSQSARPRGRNSAPWGVVPAETLLDPTEEPSRSENDGSGGSRKRTRSDQGRCSTPPCRASTRTKKKPRRYSSEEVETEFRGCLDPKNRGRRSVRPRGNKPAGTSWAMSLDGFLNLGTAASSTLQSGGSEKMESTPRDADAAKVEENRGAAIEQGNGAGANCADKQLSVAADSITSLDTKGRNHGGDNVAAELKVSNGTYANSVVQTIVPATDTLPHLKESNRPGADALHRTAVQTNNDFDPLKLKDRANDAAGFDSKTVSGLVLENGNVEFDLSSAESALASLYGESDRDTCIEFAVKILMNETPLPKEAVEIQEFFAEKIHCEKRAMRQRQEGPNKSCSVWANFQSDKLQLASRC, encoded by the coding sequence ATGCATCCGAGGAATCACAGAAGCCAATCAGCCCGCCCCAGGGGACGGAATTCTGCGCCGTGGGGAGTAGTGCCAGCCGAGACCCTCCTCGATCCCACAGAAGAGCCAAGCAGGTCCGAGAACGATGGCAGCGGCGGCTCGAGGAAGAGGACGAGATCCGACCAGGGACGCTGCAGCACGCCACCGTGCCGTGCGTCTACACGGACAAAGAAGAAGCCAAGAAGGTATAGTTCGGAAGAAGTAGAAACAGAGTTCCGTGGATGCCTGGACCCCAAGAACCGTGGGAGACGCTCCGTCCGGCCTAGGGGCAACAAGCCTGCTGGCACGTCATGGGCAATGTCGCTGGATGGGTTTCTGAATCTTGGAACGGCTGCAAGCAGCACGCTTCAGAGTGGTGGCTCGGAGAAGATGGAGTCGACTCCTAGAGACGCAGACGCGGCTAAGGTTGAGGAGAACCGCGGTGCGGCTATTGAGCAGGGCAATGGAGCAGGTGCGAACTGTGCTGACAAGCAGCTCAGTGTAGCAGCTGATAGTATTACTTCACTTGATACAAAGGGCAGGAATCATGGAGGTGATAATGTTGCAGCTGAGCTCAAGGTGAGCAATGGTACATATGCAAACTCTGTTGTGCAGACCATTGTCCCTGCAACAGATACTTTACCTCACCTCAAGGAGAGCAACCGTCCCGGTGCCGACGCACTTCATAGGACTGCCGTTCAAACAAATAATGACTTTGATCCCCTGAAACTGAAAGACAGAGCAAACGATGCAGCAGGTTTTGACTCCAAAACAGTTTCAGGCCTGGTTCTAGAGAATGGGAACGTTGAGTTTGATCTTTCAAGTGCAGAATCTGCTCTGGCGTCCCTCTATGGAGAATCTGACAGAGACACGTGCATCGAGTTCGCCGTCAAGATCCTAATGAACGAAACACCCTTGCCAAAGGAGGCTGTAGAAATCCAAGAATTCTTTGCAGAAAAGATCCACTGCGAGAAGAGAGCGATGAGGCAAAGGCAAGAAGGACCGAATAAAAGCTGCTCTGTTTGGGCAAACTTTCAAAGTGATAAGTTGCAGTTGGCATCCAGATGCTAG